In Candidatus Contubernalis alkalaceticus, the genomic window TGAAATTTATTTTTGTCATTTATTAGTCATTACTAAAAAAAACCAACAATCTCAAAAAATCCTTGATTTATGGGAATTAGGGGGAGTAGTTTGCTTTCAACAATTTTGATTTTGTTATTTCTATTCTAATTAAATAAGATGGTAATTTTAAATCAAAAAACCCTTTATTCATGGAGTCTACAGAGAATTCCTACTACTTCACATTTGTTTTTTTTGTCTCTTTACCATAGTATAAAAAACCAACAATTTCAAATAGTCCTTTATCTATGGGAGTTTTTAGATTTTCCTACTACTCTAGCAAAAACTATTTTTGTAATTTATCTTCACTCTTATACGTTCATAAACCAAATATTAACAATCCTTTATTCATGGGGGTTTTTAGGATTTTTAAAATGCTAACAAAATCACTTTCTTACTTTTCTCATAAGAAATTTTTGATATTCATTTCTATTTTTCTTCCAGCAACTCCGGCAATATCTCAAATTATTGCTTGTAATTTTCACAGGAACCCCACATTCCTCACATCTCTTATATCTATCTGGATACCATATCTAAAAAATACACAAGTGTCAGAACAACCCTTTTAATATAGGATTTTTGGAAGTTTTTAAAAAGTGGTAATGAATTTTATTTTTGCTCTAAATCCTCTATAATAGACTCTCTTTAAGGGTATCTGCAACCCCTTTATTTATAGGGGTTTTGGAGATTTTGATTTTCAAACTTTTTAAAATTTACTATCCTTTTCATAATATAACCAAAAACTTAACAACCAGTAAACTTGAAGTGATGTGATTTTTTCTTCTTGCTCTCTTTCATAACTAAAAAAAACTTAATGATTAATAAACCCTTTATTTGCGGGATTGTTAAGTATCAGGAGTTTTCCTAGTATTAATATCATAAACAGCAATAATATTTTTTATTTACTGTTTTTAAAAATGTCACCCATATATATTAATACCATAATTAGCAACAATATTTTTTTTTGCTAAATATGTCTAATAATAGGGTACCTTTAACGTCTGCTGTGAGCCTTTATTTATGGGACTTAGGAATACTTGATTGCTTATACAGAATTGTATTTTTGTTATTTATTAGTCATTACTTATACTTTCGTAATCTTGAATTAAAAAACCCTTTACTTGTGGTAGTTTGGAAGATTTTTAACTTGGTTAGAATCTTGTTTTTTTAGATTATTACCACTACTAAAAAATATATAATTTTTAGATAATCCTTTATTTATAAGAGTTTTTGGAGAATTCCTAAAAATACACATTTGAGTTTTATTATCACATTATAAAAAAAATATAATTTTCAGATAGCCTTTATTTATATGAATAATCTGCATAATCCTAAGTGTCCACATTTTAGTTTTAATTTTAATATCTTATACCCTATACCTATCCCTCTACAATGTTCAAAACCTATATATAATCCTTAAAATCGCACTCAAATTTCGACGTTTAGAATTTGCGAAGGGTAAGGGTTAGGGGGAGATAAGTTGAATTAAAATAGAGGCTTTTAAATGGATTTAAAATATCATTTCTAACAATATATTAGTAAATTATATTAGTAAAAATCATAATTTAAATTTTAATCAATTTGGCAGGTTATACTACTCTATTTTAATACTCCAAAACATAGGGGTAATACGTGATATTAGAGTCTGTATTGGATTTTAAATTTAAACGAAGGGTAATGTATGGGTTGGATAAATACGGGGCATTTTGGAGGGGATTTAAAGGAGTTTTAATTGGTTTAGACAAAGAAAAAAACGTCATTTAGACGTTTGAAGGGAAAAGATATTTTACTTGATTTGTTAGGATGTCATAGAATACTAATATCTCTTGGTTGTGGCAGTCTATTACTCTGATACCGAATGGTAGGAAGGGAAAGTCTTTGAGAGTGATAGATTGTTCGTTGAAATTTTGATTGATCCAATTTAGAACTATCTCACGTTTTCCAGGCATTAGGGAAGCCTCCTTTTATCTTCCCTAGATTAAACATTTCAAATACTGCACTTATCGGAGGGGGTAAATATCCCAAGCCGGGGGAAGTGAGCCTGGCCCATCACGGAGTTCTTTTTCTAGATGAACTTACGGAATTTCGGAAAGAAGCTCTAGAAATGTTACGGCAGCCTATGGAGGATGGTGAAGTGACCATCTCTCGAATGAATGCCACTTATACCTATCCCGCCCGGTTCACCTTTATTTCCAGCATGAATCCATGTCTTTGCGGGTATTACAATGACCCTCACAGAGAATGCACCTGTTCTTATCTTGAACTAAGGCGTTACCGAAAAAAACTGTCCGGACCATTGTTGGACCGCATCGACCTGCACATCCAAATCTCCAGGCCCTCCTTTGAAGAACTGACGGAAAACTTAGATGTAGAGAGCTCAAAAAGCATACGGAACAGAGTAACTGCAGCTAGAAACATACAAAATAAAAGATTTAAAGGTACCGGCATTTACTATAATTCTCAAATGAACACATGTCTTTTAAAAAAGCACTGTATGCTGGATCACATCAGTCAAAAGCTTATAAAGCAAGCCTTTCAAACATTCAAACTCAGCGGGAGAGCTTATCACCGCCTGATTAAAGTAGCTCGCACCATAGCCGACCTGGAGGGATCAGAAAAAATTCGTCCTGAATATATGGGAGAAGCCCTGCAGTACCGCCCCACTGAACATATCTCCGGTTAAACGACTTCTTTTTGTCCTTGCCTTTTCTTCTGCCACAACAGGTCGATAAAAGCCTCCAACCGGGTTTCTACCCCGGTTTTCCCCGTCTGTTCGTCAATAAACAGAGTTAAAACAGGGATATCTAAATCTCTGCTCAGCTTGGGCATAATACTCTTTGCCACAATTTCTGGAATACAGGTAAAGGGCGCCAACTGAATAACTCCATCATAACCCTGTGCTGCATAATGCACTGTCTCCCCAATACTGTTTTGGCCATGACCCCCGATTTTCTGGGAAAGGTAAGGAGCAGCTAGTTTCTTTATATCCTTAGATCCTGTAGCAAATACATCATCCCGCATAAATTGGGTTAAAAATATACTACGCCTTACAACCGCACCCATATTTCCTAGAGTTTCTTCTATAGTAAAGTTAACAAAAGGCTCCAACTGCACATAAATTTCTCCGATAATTCCAATTTTTAATACTTCCCGGTTAGGATTTTGAGCTACCTTTGCCAGTTCTCTCAGGCCGGACTCCCGGGCTTCCAATATTTCTGACATGGTACGGGCTTCCTTTATATACTTAAGTCCCTTTTCCATAGCCCTGGTGGCTTCTCCCCGTTTTAATTCCCGAGGTCTAAGCTGATGTGCCCCCAATTCTACATCATCTAGAGCTTTTAACTTTTCCCAGTTGATTTTTAAATAGTGCCACAGAGCCTTCCAAGAATTATTGCCCTTTAAACGTTTCACCTTTTTCATAAAATCAATTGGTGTTTTTAAAGGCGGCCAAAAAAAAATCATTTCCGGATCATAACCCAAATCTCTAATAATTCTAATATGAAGCTCCCCATAATATCCTGCCCTACAGGGGCCTTTACCTCCACCGCTTACAATAGTGTCCACACCCTTTGGCAGTGTCTCCAAGTAATTTCCTAACACAATTTTAAAGGGAATACAGGCAAATTCCGGGGAGTATTGAGTGCCCAAACTTAAGGTCTTTTTTGTAGGTTGAGGAGGGACAATTACTTCATGCCCTAAATCCTCCAATAGACTTTGAAAAACGATAGAAGAAGTTCCCATGTGAGCATAAGTAGTCTTCATAACTAAACCAATCCTTTCTTCTTCTTCAGCATATCTGTAAAGGCCTCCAGACGGGTATGCAGTCCTGTGTCCCCGGTGTGCTCATCTATAGTCACGGTCATAAAAGGCATTCCGGCTTTTTTTGCCTCTAGTTCTACGAGTTTATCCACCATAGCATCAGGACCACAGCCAAATGCCGTAACATGTATTATGCCATCCACCTTTTCCTTATCAAGATAATGCAGGCAGGCCCAGATCACCTGATTGCTGTAATACCAAAAAAGATCCAGAGGTAAACGGCGCTTTGCCAATTTTAAATCTCCAGGAGATATATCATCAGCAACACAGGGTATAACATTCATATCCTCTAACTTTTTTATCAGATTAACGCTCATAAAACCATCATAAAGCACATAAGGATAAGCTAGTACTGCCAGCTTTAAAGATTTACATCCTTGATTTCTGCGGGGAATCATAGCAATTTCTCTATCCTGACTCTCCGCTGATGTTGGATACAACCCTTTCAACAACTGTTTTTTATATCTTTTCCAGGCGTAAAGCCCCTTAAAATAAGCCCACCAGATACGCCAAACATTGCTCGTGAATTTTCGTCCTAACCTATAATAAAAACGGGAAAAATCAAACCAGTGCCGATTAAAATTTAAGTTTTCTACAATTAACTCAGGAAGGTTATCTATAGAACATTTAACCATATCCGGAAGGCCTAAAAATTTGGGACAAAGAGTAGCTTTACCATCAATACTAATCAGACGGGGAATAAAAATATAGTCAACTTTGTTTTTTAAAGCCATAACATGGCCATGAAAAACCTTTATAGGGATACAAGCATCATTAACCGTTTCCTTTACTCCGTAGTCCATAATGGCTTTATTAGTAGGAGAAGAGATGACTACCTTTAAACCCAACTCCTCAAAAAAAGTCGTCCACAAAGGAAAATAAGTATAAAAGTATAAAGTTCTGGGAATGCCTATTTTGATAGATTCTGCCATATTTATCACCTGCCATCATTAAAATGCCAAAAATATTAACCTCACTCTTTCTTTTAATAAAGAGTCTGCCTATAAAAGAATAAATACTTCTTCAAAAGAGATTTTAACACAGCTTACTATATATTTACATACATAAATTATAAATAATGTTTAAGTTGATAATTATTTTTTAAATTTTTAAGTCTCTAATTCTTTTTCTTTCCTTTTTAAGTGGACTGCTTCCTTTTTTCTTTAAAATAATTTTCTTTAAAAAAAAATAACAATTCTTTAATGAGTGAACTCGTTTCAGTAAGCTTTAACATCGGGGAATCAGGTGGAGACTCTACTCCACCTGATTATGAGCCCCACCTGAGCTAACGCTTAGAGGTGGGATCTTATACCCTAAAAAAAAGAGATAAACTACCCATATTGGATAGTTTATTCACTGCTTGACTGTGAGTTACCTTGAGTTTAGTACATATCTCTATTTTTCAGTAAAAATTAAACGGCTGTCTTTGCGATCAACCAAAACCCGGCTTCCCTCCTGATAATCTCCAGCCAATATTCCTTTAGCCAAGGGATTTTCCAGTTCTTTTTGGATGGCCCTTTTCAAGGGCCGGGCACCAAATAAGGGGTCATAACCGGTATCCGCCAGAAACTCTTTGGCCTCAAATGTCAGCTCAATTTCAATGTTCTGGTCTCTCAACCTACGGGAAAGCCGCTCCAGCTGGATATCCACAATGTGAACCAAGTGCTCCCGGTTCAAGGGATGAAATACTACTATATCATCCACCCGATTTAGAAATTCCGGTCTAAAAGAAGTCCTGAGTTTTTGCATTACTTTTTCTTTAATTAGGGTAAAGGATTCTTGGCCTTTAGCTGTATCTTCCATAATAATTTCACTGCCCAGGTTACTGGTCATAATAATAACTGTATTCCTAAAATCTACAGTCCTGCCCTGAGAATCAGTAAGTCGTCCTTCATCTAAAAACTGCAGCAGCACGTTAAAAACATCAGCATGGGCCTTTTCAATTTCATCAAATAAAATAACTGAGAAAGGCCGTCGGCGTATAGCATTGGTCAACTGTCCCCCCTCCTCATATCCCACATATCCTGGGGGAGCTCCCGTAAGCCTGGCTACTGAATGTTTCTCCATATACTCAGACATATCCATCCGAATCATAGCACTTTCATCATCAAATAAAAGATGTGCCAGGGAACGGGCCAGCTCTGTTTTTCCTACACCGGTGGGCCCGAGAAAGATAAAAGAACCAATGGGACGGTCAGGATCCTTGATGCCGGAGCGGGCCCGAATCACCGCATCACTGACCAGTTGAACCGCCTCATCCTGACCCACCACCCTCTGATGCAGGCGCTCGCCCAGGTGCAAAAGCTTCTGCCGTTCCCCCTCCATCAACTTACTGATAGGAATCTTGGTCCATCGGGAAACCACTAAAGCAATATCCTCTTCGTCCACCTCTTCTTTTAACAGTCGAGAGTCCCCGGAACGTTTTTCAGCCGTTTTCTTTTCGGCTTCTGCCAGCTGACTCTCCAGTTGGGCCAGACGTCCATATTTCAACTCTGCCAAACGATTCAAATCATAGGTCCGTTCCGCCTGTTCAATTTCCAGCTTAGTCTCTTCGATCTGCTCTCTCAGCTCCCTGAGACGGGTGATATAGCTTTTCTCCTCCTCCCAGCGGGCTCGAAGCAGGTCTGCTTCTTCCTTTAACCTCTGCAGTTCATCATCAATTTTGCTTAATCGTCCACGGGAAGCATCGTCTACTTCTTTTTTTAGTGCCTCCTTTTCAATCTCCAACTGAAGCACCCTTCTAGAAACTTCATCCAGGTCTGAAGGCATACTGTCAATTTCCGCTCTAATCAGCGCTGCCGCCTCATCTATTAGATCTATGGCTTTATCCGGAAGAAAACGATCGGTAATATAGCGGCTGCTCAAAGCAGCCGCAGAAACCAATGCTGAGTCTTTAATCCGTACACCGTGGTGAACTTCATATCTTTCCTTTAACCCTCTCAAAATAGATATGGTATCGGAAAGACTGGGTTCTCCCACCACCACCGGCTGAAAGCGACGTTCTAAAGCTGCATCCTTTTCAATATGTTTACGGTACTCACTCAAAGTAGTAGCACCGATACAGTGCAGTTCGCCCCTTGCCAGCAAAGGCTTAAGTAAATTGCTGGCATCCATAGCTCCCTCCGCTGCACCAGCACCCACTACCGTATGCAGTTCATCAATGAAAAGTATAATTTCCCCCTGGGACTCCTGAATCTCTTTCAATACCGCTTTTAGCCTTTCCTCAAACTCACCCCGATATTTGGCTCCGGCAATAAGAGACCCCATGTCCAGAGAAAAAATCAGCTTATTCTTCAAGCCCTCCGGAACATCATTTTTAGCAATCCGTTGAGCCAAACCTTCTGCAATAGCCGTTTTTCCCACTCCAGGCTCCCCAATCAAAACCGGGTTATTTTTGGTGCGCCGGGAAAGAACCTGAACAATACGCCGAATCTCTTCGTCCCTACCAATCACCGGATCCAGTTTGCCGGACCGGGCTGATTCCGTAAGGTCCCGACCATAACGGGTAAGAGCCTCAAAGGTTCCTTCCGGATCTGGACTGGTAACTCTCTGATGTCCCCTGATTTTCTGCAATACTTCTAAAACCTGAGTTCTACCCAACCCCTCCTGCCGTAATATTTTAGCTGCATCGTTGGCTTCCGCGGAGAGCAGTGCCAAAAACAAATGCTCCACACTAATATACTCGTCTTTAAAAGCTTCCGCTTCGCTTTTTGCTTTTTCAATAATTCTGCCCACACTGGGGCTCATGTATATTTGTTCCTGACCAGTCTTGGAATAAACCTGAGGCATTTTCTTCAGATGTTCTTCCACCTTTTCCAACAAAGCATTAGGGTTAGCTTCTAACAAATTCAGAATTCTTCCAGCCATACCCTCCGGCTGCTCCAAGAGAGCAAACAAGAGATGTTCTGGCTCAATTCTCTGGTGGTTATATTTAAGCGCAGCATTCTGAGCGCCTAGCACAGCTTCTTGTGCCTTGTGAGTAAATTTATTTAAGTCCATTATGTCACTCCCTTTCGAATTTTATCTCCTTTTTTTAGGGTATAAGACCCCCACCTCTAAGCGTTAGCGTAGGTGAGGCTTTTAATCAGGTGGAGGAGAGTCTCCACCTGATTCCCCGATTTTAAAGCTTGCTGAAACGAGTTCACTAATAAAATTGGAATATTTATTATTAGTCAATAGCTATTATAGCACAAACTAATGCTTTGTTCTTTTAAATAATTTTAAAATATTATACCGAACTGCCCCGTGAATATTCCTAAAAGAAATTTTAATCTACCGGGCATGAACCCACCCATAAAAAAACCGGGGAAAAATTCCCCGGTTTTTTTACTCCTGTTTTTAAAAATCACTATTGCAATAGTTTATAAAACTTGAACTTGAACTACTGCTGCCTGACCTCGCCGCCAACCAGTTTTAACAAAACTCCCCGGCTTAGCGGACAAAAACGTGATTTCCAATAACTGTAGTTCTAGGACGGCTCAAAATCCATGCATTGCTAGTATATCTAGGGTTATAGAAAGATAATGCTCCTTTTGAAGGGTCCGAACCATTTATGGCTTCCTCAACCGCCCTGCGGGTCGAAGCATTGGCCGGTTGATTAATAGTTCCGTTTCGTACTGGACAGTACTGTATGTATCCCCCTGACACCTGATAGATAACTCCCCGTATAGTATTAGGATATTGACTGCTTTTGACTCGGTTTAAAACCGTGGCTGCCACAGCCACCTGACCCAGGTAAGACTCCCCTCCGGCTTCCGCCCGAACCAATCTGGCCAAAAGATCCAAGTCTGAGGCTGAATACCGGGAGGCATTACTTGTCCCACTTCTGGATAAAAGTTCCGGTTGGCTTATGTTTAATGCCCCAAAAGTTTGAGGCCCTGCAATGCCATCGATTCTGATTTTTTTGGCAATCTGAAAGTTAATGACTCCCCCTTCGGTAAGTTTACCGTAAATACCATCCACTGGGCCTGTCCAAAAACCTAAACCATTAAGAGTCTTTTGCAGTTCTGCCACATCATCTCCCCTGGAACCGAATTGTAAGGTCCGGCTTCCCAGGGTCGATGCCTCCAAAGTACCGCCCATTAACACCATAGAAATTAACACAACAGTTAGAATCATTACATACTTACGACTCATAAAATCCTTCCTCCTTTTTGCCTGGAAAGTTACCATTAGGCTTAGGGCCGGAGCAGCCCCACCTGTTAAGGTTTAACCAACCTTTGGTTTCCTCCGCACTCAAAAAATTGAGATTCGGCATTTTTTAAGATACCTTAATATTATGTTAACAATTATAAACACAATAATGGCTTCTGGCAATTACGGTAAGGCCCTCTATAAAAACAATTCTTTTCCATGCACACTATTTATGTAAACTAGTAGCTTTGTTATTACTATTTTGTTTTTTTCCCAGTGAATATAAGGGAATGGTAATATAAAACATTTTTTAAAAGGCTCTCACTTCTGCCATTACTTAAACTTTAGGGAAAAAAATAACCCGTCACACATGTGACGGGGCTATAAATTACAATTTATGTAATTTGTGTTTCTCGTTGTGTCAAGGTATCAAAGGGACGGTTCTTCTGACAAGTTATTTCTTTCTATCATTTACATTAATTGGGTTGTCAGAAGAACCGTCCCCTTGACAAGGTTGTTACTAATAAAAAGCATTTTCAATTAACTTAATCTCCTTTACGTCCCAGGATTCATCCAGCAGCACAGATACCACGTCAAACCTGACATTTACCTGACTGATTTTATAATAATTCATATAATACTGGGCAAGTTTTATCATTTTTTTCTGCTTCCTGATATCTACCGATTCAAAGGGCTCACCGAACCGTAAAGACCGGCGGGTTTTAACTTCAATGAAAACCAGGTCATCCTGATTTTTGGCGATTAAATCTATTTCCCCCCGGGGGCATCTGAATTTTTCATGACATATTGTATACCCTTTATTTATTAGGTATTTTTTTGCCATCTCCTCACCGAAGTCACCCAATTTTTTTCGATCTTCCGTTACTTTATCTCGATTAATAAATCACTACCCTCTTTCTGCTTCTAATCTAAAAGAACGCCGGTGTATAGGAGAAATTCCGTATTTTTTGATTGCTGCATAATGCTCACCGGTGCCATATCCCTTATGTTGAGCAAAACCATATTGAGGATACTGCCGGTCATAATCCTCCATAAGCTTGTCCCGGGTGACTTTAGCTAAAATAGAAGCACAGGCTATAGTAAGACTCAAAGTATCCCCCTTGACCAGAGGAGTTTGACTTATAGTTATGTTAGGAACTGCAAAAGCATCTATTAATATGTGCTCCGGCTTCTTTTCTAAACCATTAAGGGCTCTCCTCATGGCTTCCAAACCCGCCTGGGATATATTAAATTGATCTATGTACAAAACATCTACGATACCCAGACTATAACAAACTGCTTCTTTCTTGATACAAAAATAAAGCTGCTCTCTCTTCTTTGGACTTAGCTGCTTAGAATCCCGGACTTCATAAATTTTTTTGTTTACAGGTAGAATAACTGCCGCTGCTACCACAGGCCCCGCCAGTGGACCTCTCCCCACCTCATCTACTCCAGCTATTAATTGAAGGCCCCTGTTCCAAAGCTCTCTCTCAAACAGCATTAACCGTTCCAAACGATTTTCCTCGTCTTCTTTTCTTCTTATCAACCTTAATCTTTTCTGTATAAGTTCCCTGACACCCTTACGCCCATCCATTTGAAGAAAGCTCTCCAGGGTTTTCTCATCAATGGAACTCTCCTCCAGCCAGCTTTTCATTTCCCTCAGGGTCATTTTGGACAGATTCATTTTTTCCCACTCATTTCAAAATATTTCATTCTACTTTTCAAGGTCAAAGTTTAAAAATCTTTCTGTGGAACAACATCCAGAGTAAACCTGCCCAAAAGACCCTCTCGAAATTCCTTTAAAAGAACTTCTGAAGTCCTGGAAAAGTCAATATCTCCTCCGGAAAGTAAAAACCCTCTCCTGCGGCCGATGGCTTCCAGGAGCTCAGGCATGGTGAAAGGTATTTCCGACAATTTATACCGAAGTTTCAATCTTTCTGGAAAATCTTTGGATAAAAAATCCAATAACTGAAGAGACATCTCCTGGTTATTTATCAATTCAAATTTAATAGCTCCGGTGACAGCCAAATGAAAACCCATCTGTGCACTACTTATCTTTGGCCACAAAATCCCCGGGGTATCTAAAAGTTCAATATTCGGAGGAATTTTAATCCACTGCTTACCCCGGGTTATACCGGGTATTCCTCCGGTCCTGGCCGCGGCTCTGCCGGAAAGGGTATTAATTAAAGACGACTTACCTACATTGGGAATGCCCACCACCAGGGCTCTTACCGGTCTCTTTCCCCTCAAGCTGGAAGGCTTAAAATTCTGCAGTATAGTTTTCATACCCTTAATGCCATGACCTTTTGGCGAGTTTACAGGAACAGCACTGACTCCCTGCTCCTTAAAATAATGAACCCAGCGGATGGTAGATTTTTCCTCCGCCAGGTCTTCTTTATTTAGAATTATAATCCTATTTTTATTTTGAATTAAACTCTGCAGCTCAGGATTTTGGCTGCTCATTGGAATTCGGGCATCTAAAATTTCAATTACTACATTAACCAGCCTGATATTTTTCTTAAGCATATCCATGGTCTTCTTCATATGCCCGGGATACCACTGAATGTCCAATGTTACAGCTCCTTTGAAATTATTTAGTGGAGAATACGTACTTGATCCAGAGGCCAGTATACAAAAAAAGCTTTTCCCTTTATCCGTTCAGAAGAAATAAAACCCACACTGGACTCCCTGCTATCCCAACTGTTGTTACGGTTGTCCCCCAGCACAAAATAATGCCCCTGGGGAACCTCTACCGGACCATATTCGCCATGGGGGTATTCTTTAATATAATCTTCATCCAAAGGAACCCCATTTAAATATACTTGTTCTCCGTTAACCCTAACAGTATCTCCACCTTTGGCTATAACCCTTTTAATAAAATCCCTGTCTTCAGAGTAGGAGAACACAATAATATCCCCATAATCCGGCTCTCTTAAGCGGTATATAAATTTATTAGCAATCAGCCTATCATAATCATCCAGGGTAGGCATCATAGATAAACCATCAACAAGAAATGTCTCCACTACATAACCCCTGATCAAAAGGGCTATAATCACAGCAATTATAATGGACTTAACCCATTCCCAAGCTTCATTTTGTTTTTTTACCATGAATAAGCCCCCAACAGAAATACATACTTATTAAAAAGGAATTTACCGAAGCTCTTTAATACGGGCAGCCTTACCGGTTAACTTCCTCAGATAATATAGTTTTGCCCTTCGCACTTTACCTCTCCTAATAATCTCTAACTTTTCAATTTTCGGAGAATGCACCGGAAAAGTTCTCTCTGTCCCAATTCCATAGGAAACCCGGCGGACGGTGAAGGTTTCTTTAATACCACTGCCTTGTCTTTTAATCACCGTTCCTTCAAAAGTCTGAATTCTTTCCCTGGTTCCCTCAATTACTTTAACATGTACTCTTACTGTATCACCAGGAGAAAAACGGGGTAGGCCCTCTTTCATCTGTTCCTTTTCAATTTCCTTAATAATATCCACTTTGTTCAAACCTCCTTTCAAAAAAAATTATATAAATTAATATTGTTAAATACTTTTACTTGTTCTTTAATAGCGGAACTATTATAGCACAATTTATTTTCCAAAACAACTAACAGGTTATCATTTAGTTTCTGTAAATAACTCTTGCAGAATCTCTTTATCTTCAGGATTCAGCGAAACCTTTTGAAGAAGATCAGGCCTTTTCTTAAAAGTCATAACTAAAGCCTGCTTCCTACGCCAGAGACGAATATTTTCATGGTTCCCGGAGAGCAATATTTGCGGCACCTGAAGACTTCGGAATAATTCCGGCCTTGTATACTGAGGATATTCCAGAAGATGATCAAAGAAGGATTCCTCCTGTACACTCTCCTTAGAAGACAAAACCCCCGGTAAAAGACGAATCACAGCATCTGTTATCACCATGGCCGGAATCTCACCTCCAGTTAGGACATAGTCCCCGATAGAGATTTCCTCATCCACCAGGTGATCCTTAACCCTCTGGTCCACTCCTTCATAATGGCCGCAGATTAAAATTAGTTGGCTCATGGAGGCCAAATCTACAGCCTTTTTTTGGTCAAATGGTTCCCCCTGGGGGCACAACAGAATTACTCGGGGCTTTTCCTGCTGGCTGAGTAAAGATTCCACCGCCTCAAAAACAGGTTCAGGTTTTATTAGCATTCCCTTTCCCCCCCCGTAGGGGTA contains:
- the ylqF gene encoding ribosome biogenesis GTPase YlqF, with translation MDIQWYPGHMKKTMDMLKKNIRLVNVVIEILDARIPMSSQNPELQSLIQNKNRIIILNKEDLAEEKSTIRWVHYFKEQGVSAVPVNSPKGHGIKGMKTILQNFKPSSLRGKRPVRALVVGIPNVGKSSLINTLSGRAAARTGGIPGITRGKQWIKIPPNIELLDTPGILWPKISSAQMGFHLAVTGAIKFELINNQEMSLQLLDFLSKDFPERLKLRYKLSEIPFTMPELLEAIGRRRGFLLSGGDIDFSRTSEVLLKEFREGLLGRFTLDVVPQKDF
- the lepB gene encoding signal peptidase I — protein: MVKKQNEAWEWVKSIIIAVIIALLIRGYVVETFLVDGLSMMPTLDDYDRLIANKFIYRLREPDYGDIIVFSYSEDRDFIKRVIAKGGDTVRVNGEQVYLNGVPLDEDYIKEYPHGEYGPVEVPQGHYFVLGDNRNNSWDSRESSVGFISSERIKGKAFFVYWPLDQVRILH
- the rplS gene encoding 50S ribosomal protein L19, which gives rise to MDIIKEIEKEQMKEGLPRFSPGDTVRVHVKVIEGTRERIQTFEGTVIKRQGSGIKETFTVRRVSYGIGTERTFPVHSPKIEKLEIIRRGKVRRAKLYYLRKLTGKAARIKELR
- the trmD gene encoding tRNA (guanosine(37)-N1)-methyltransferase TrmD, which translates into the protein MRIDIITLFPEMFQGPFDSSIIKRARDQNRVQLNLVNLRDYSRQKHRQVDDYPYGGGKGMLIKPEPVFEAVESLLSQQEKPRVILLCPQGEPFDQKKAVDLASMSQLILICGHYEGVDQRVKDHLVDEEISIGDYVLTGGEIPAMVITDAVIRLLPGVLSSKESVQEESFFDHLLEYPQYTRPELFRSLQVPQILLSGNHENIRLWRRKQALVMTFKKRPDLLQKVSLNPEDKEILQELFTETK